The sequence GACGTCGCGCAGCTGGTCCAGCGCACGCACGCACCGCTGGAGTGCCACGGGGTCGGCGCCGGAGACGCACAGCACGGTGTCGGCGTGCTCGAGCACGGCGAGGGTGGCGCCGTTGCGGCGCGGGGCGGCGGTGTCGAACGAGAGCTCCTCGTCGTCCTCCACGCTGAACGCGCAGTCGACCACGGTCAGCTCCGCTACCCGGCGGGCCTCCTCCAACACCGTGCCGACCGCGCCCGGCCGCAACTCGGGCCAGCGGTCCGCTCGGGCCGGACCGGTCAGCACCTGCAGCTGCGGGCGCACCGCCCACGTCAGCGCGACCAGCGACGGACCGTCCAGCACTCCGGTCCCCGCCTGCCGGGCCGCACCCGCGAGCCCGGGCGACTCGTCGAGCAGCCCCAGCACCTGGGCGACCACCCCGCCGTAGACGTCGGCGTCCACGAGCAGCGACGAGGTTCCCAGCCGGGCGGCCTCGTCGGCGAGCCCGACCGCGACGGTGGTGCGGCCGGGTGCACCGGTCGGGCCCCACACGGCCACCACCCGACCCCGGCCGCCGGTCGGCGGCTCGGGCTGGACCGGCGTCCCGGGCAGCGGCAGGGCCGCGCGCGGATCGGCGACGTCGTGGCCCGCGGCCGGGACGCCGGCTACGGCGTCGCGCAGCGCGCGGGCGATGACCTCCGGATCGGCGTCGGCCGGCAGCACATGGGCGACCCCGAGTTGGCGCAGCCGCAGCCCCGTCGGCTCGTCGCCCGGCTCGACCAGCCCCACGACCGCGACGCCGGCTGCGTGCAGCCGGGCCACGGCGTCTCCGTCGAGGCGGCGCAGCTCCGCGGACAGCAGGGCCGCCTGCCCGGTGCCGGTCGCCGCGGCGGCCAGCAGGTCGGAGACGTCGACGCAGCGACGGACGACGGTGACCCCGTGATCGTCCCGGTCCAGGGCGCCGACCAGTTCCGACTCCCAGCCCGCGCCGGTGACGGCGGTGAAGACCTGCAGCGTCATCAGCCGGCCGGTCCCGCCGGCGCGGGCACGCCCTCCGGTGCCGGCGCGAGCGTGGCGGGGGTGGTGGTCCGGGTCGGGGACGCCGGCCGCTCCGCCGCGTCCGCTCCGGCGGCATGGGCGACGACCACGAGCGGCCGACCGGCGATCGATGCGAGCACGTCGGCCGCTTCGCCGGCAGCCACGCTGATCACGACCTGCACGGTCGTCGTCGGGGTGGACAGGACGCCGTCGGATGCCCCCGACAGCGCCTGCACGGGAGCTGCGCCGACGACCAGGGTGACGCTGCCGACGGCGGCACCCGAGGCGCCGGCTGCGGGATCGGCCACGGCGTAGACGTCGACCACCTGTCCCCGCCGGAGCCCCGGCGGCACGTAGCCGGCCTGGACCGGCACCGCCAGCTGCACCAGCTCCGACGGCTCCTCGAGCGCCGAGCGGGGCAGGAGCTCCCCGGCCCGCACGCCCCGGGCGAGCGTGCGCCCCTCCGGCCGGGTGCTCCCCGACAGATACGCCTCCGCCGTCCCGTCGAGGCGGACGTCGACCACCACGAGGTCGTCGGCGGTGATCTGCGTGCCGGCCGCGAGGTCGTCCGCGGCGCTCCAGACCGGCACCGTCGCGTCCGCGGCGCTCACCACCCGTGCGCCGAGCAGGACCGAGGCGAGGACGAGCAGGACGCCCAGCACCAGCCGCAGGTCCAGCCAGCCCGGGGCCCCGACCCGCCGCGGGGTGGGGCCGGCCGGCAGCTCGGTGGTCTCCGGGACGGTGCCCGGGTTGCGCACGGCGGTCACGCCACCTCATCTCTGCCAGCACGCCGGGCGCCGGGTTCGGCACACCGGCCCGCGGTTGCGGACCGTTGCCGGCGTTCGGACGCAGATGATGCGACAGGATGACGTCCTCGTGCATCGGTCATCCACACGTTCGTGTGTGGACAGCGCTCCGGACCACCGGCACGGCTGACAGACTGGTCCGCGAACGGAGGGAGACGCCGATGCCCACACCCCGCTTCCTGACCCTCGACGACGTCGCGGAGATCCTCAACGTCTCCTGGTCGCAGGCCTACGCGCTGGTCCGCCGCAAGGAGCTGATCGCCATCCAGATCGGTGGGCGCGGACAGTGGCGCATCGAGGTGGACGAGCTGGAGCGGTTCATCCAGCGGAAGTACGCCGAGGCCCGCGCCGGCGTCGTCCCACCGGAGCCCGCGCCGGCCACCGGCGACGCGACGGCGGAGGCTTCCGAACAGCGCGTCTGACCGTTCAGTCCCAGCCGGGCACGAGGGTCCGGACCACCGCCACGGCGTCGATGACCACCGCCTGCACCTGTCGCACCGCTGCCGGCCGGCGCGGCTGGTCCGCGTGGTGCTCGGCGAGCTCGACGTGGTCGGCGCCCACCCGGTCGATCGTGCCGGTCAGCACTGCGCCGTCGTCGAGCAGGACCTGGACGGCGCTGCGGTCGCGCGCGAGCCCGCGCAGCGCACGACGGAGGTCCAGCCGTGCCCGCACCGCGCCGTCCTCCCGCTCGGGCGCGGTCCACCGGCCCAGCCCGGCGACCGCTCGCACCGTGCCCATCGCCACGAGCTCCTCACGTCCACGTTCACCGGCGAGCAGCAGCCAGTCGACCCCGAGGTCGGTGAGCACGCCGCTGACGCGGCCCGCCCCTCGACAGGTCAGCACGAGCTCCGCACCGATCGATCCGCCCAGGCGGTCGACCAGCCGGACCGCCCCCATCTCCGCGCGGGCGCGCGAAGCCCACTCCGCCCTCGACTCCGCCTCCGCCGCAGCCTCGAACTGCACCTGCAGGTCCGCGAAGAGCTGCTGCCATCGCATGCCCTCACCTCCGCCGACAGCGTAGATGCCGCCGTTCGCTTGCGTTTGATCGCGTTTGATTGCTTTAGTGATCCTCCGTCGACGCGGAGGAGGCATGGATGTCAGCACGACGCCTGGTCGGGACGGCGCTGGGCATGGCCGGCACCGCTGCTGCGCTGGCGGTGCTGACCCCCGCCCTGCCCGAGTCCTTCTCCACCGTCGGGGCGGCCCAGCGCACGGCTGACGCAGCCGGCGCCGACGTCCTGGTCCTGCACGTCGTCGGGCTGCTGGCCTGGCTGGTGTGGGCCTGGGGGTCGCTCGGACTGCTGCTGACCGCGCTGTCCGCGGTACCGGGTGCGGCCGGCACGGTCGCCGACGGGGCCCTCAGGGCGCTGCTCCCACGCGGCGCCCGCCGGGCCGCCGCGCTCGCCCTGGGTATCGGCCTCGGGATCGCCCCACCCGTCCTGGGAGCGGCGGTGACCGTGCTCGCCGCGACGCCGGCCGCAGCCTCGGCCGACGTCCCGCCCACCACCTCGGCGACGGGGAGCCCCGCACCCGACTGGCCGGTTCCCCCGTCGGCCACAGCGGCGACGGACGACGACCACCGCGACGGGGACGTCGTCCCCGACTGGCCCGGCGTACCCGCGGCCGGCGAGCACGTCGTCGTCCGGGGCGACTGCCTCTGGGAGATCGCCGAGCGCCGCCTGGCGGCGGACTCCAGTCGCGCACCCTCCGCCGCCGAGGTGACCAGGGCCGTCCAGGCGTGGTGGGCGGCCAACGCCGACGTGATCGGGCCCGATCCCGACCGGCTGCTGCCCGGCCAGGTGCTGCGCCCTCCCCTCCAGCCGTGACCCACCTGTCCCCCCACCGACCGCCAGTACCGGGAGCCCCGATGACCGCACCGTCCCGCACCGTCGCGCCCGCCGGGCGCCCTGCCATCCGCCTCACCGTCGTCCCCACGCCGCAGCCGCCCCTGGAGCCGCGGCCGGCCCTGCGCCTGGTGGACCTCGGGCGGCCGATCCCCTCCGCGGTCCCGCGGCCCGGCCCGCGCCCGCGGCTGCTGTCGACCGCCACCCCCCGCGACGAGTTCGGGCCGGTCCTGTCGAGCCGGGCCGAGCTCCCGCTGGCAACCGAGGCGGCCCGGCGGCTCGTGACCACCGCGCTGGAGGCCCTGGTCGGGCGGCGGCCCCTCGCCCAGGTGCGCCCCCTCACCACGGCCGGGGTCTACGCGGCCCTGTCCGCCGGCCGCCGGCCGCGGTGGTGCGCCGAGGGGAACGCCCCGCTGGTGATCGGCCGGGTGCGGGTGTGCGAGCCGGTGGACGGGGTCGCGGAGATCAGCGCCGTCGCCCACCGCGGCGGGCGCGCGCACGCCGTCGCGGCACGGTTGGAGGGCATCGACGGGCACTGGCGGTGCACGGCCCTGCAGATCGGCTGAGTCCCCGGGCACACCGGCCACGCAGCACGACGCCCCATCGACCGGTCGGTCGGCGGGGCGTCATCGCTCCGGCCCGGCGGCGGCCGGGTCGATCCCTCAGCCGCCGCCAGCCGCGCCGTGGCACTGCTTGTACTTGCGGCCCGATCCGCACGGGCAGGGTGCGTTGCGCGGCGTCTCCTTGGTGCCGGAGACAGTCGCGGTCTTGGCGGCCTTCGCCCGTCCACCCTCGGCCGGGGAGGCGTCGAGGCTGGGCGCCGAGTAGGTCAGGTTCTCCTGGGGGCGCGGCTGATCGAGGCCCTTGACGGCGAGGGTCGAACCGGTGCCCGAGGAGGACGCCTCGTCGGCCGCGGACCCGTCCGCCGGGGCGGTCGCCGCCGGAGCAGCCGCCGAGGCGGTCGCTGTCGGAGCAGCCGCCGGGGCAGCCGGGGACGCAGCCGGGGCAGCCGGGGGCGTCGACGAGCGGCGGGCCGTCGCGGCGGCCGCGGTGCCGGCAGCCGCCTTGGTCGCCGTCGCCTGACGGGCCAGCACCTTCGCCGTGCCGGCCTGGGCCGCGGCGAGCGCCTTGGCCTCGGCCTCGGCCTGCTTGGCCTTGGTCTCGGCCTCCTGCTCCTCCTTGGTCTTCACCTCGAGGTTGAACAGGAAGCCGACCGACTCCTCCTTGATGCCGTCGAGCATCGCCACGAACATGTCGTAGCCCTCGCGTTGGTACTCCACGACCGGGTCGCGGTTGGCCATCGCACGCAGGTGGATGCCGGCCCGCAGGTAGTCCATCTCGTAGAGGTGCTCGCGCCACTTGCGGTCCAGCACGCTCAGGAGCACCCGCCGCTCGAGCTCGCGCATGACCTCCGAGCCCAGCGCGGCCTCGCGCTCCTCGTAGGCGCGGCGCACGTCGTCGAGCATCGTCTGCTTGAGGTCCTCGGCGGAGAGGTCGGACTGCTCGCCGCCGGCCTTCTGCTCGATCAGCTCGTCGATGGTGAGACCGACCGGGTACAGCGCCTTGAGGCCGGTCCAGAGCTGGTCGAGGTCCCAGTCCTCGGCGTACCCGGTCTCGGTCGCACCGTCCACGTAGGCGCTGATGACGTCGTCGACCATCGTGGCGACCTGCTCGTGCAGGTCGGCGCCGTCGAGCACCCTGCGGCGCTCGTCGTAGATGACGGTGCGCTGCCGGTTGAGCACCTCGTCGTACTTGAGGACGTTCTTGCGGACCTCGAAGTTCTGCTGCTCGACCTGGGTCTGCGCCGAGAGGATCGCCCGGCTGACCATCTTCGACTCGATCGGCTGGTCGTCGGGCACTCGCAGCGTGTTCATCATCGACTCGAGCATCGGCCCGTTGAACCGGCGCATCAGGTCGTCCCCGAGGGAGAGGTAGAACCGCGACTCCCCCGGGTCGCCCTGCCGGCCGGAGCGGCCGCGCAGCTGGTTGTCGATCCGGCGGCTCTCATGCCGCTCGGTGCCCAGCACGTACAGGCCGCCGGCCTCGGCGACCTCCTCGTGCTCCGCCTTGACCTGCGCCTTCGCCGCCTCGAGCGCCTCGTCCCAGGCGGCCTCGTACTCCTCCGGGGTCTCCGTCGGCGTCAGGCCCCGGGCGCGCAGCACCTCGTCGGCGATGAACTCGGCGTTGCCGCCGAGCTGGATGTCGGTGCCGCGACCGGCCATGTTGGTGGCGACGGTGACCGCCCCCGGCCGGCCGGCCCGGGCGATGATCGACGCCTCCCGGGCGTGGTTCTTGGCGTTGAGCACCTCGTGCGGGACGCCCCGCCGGAGCAGGTACTTGGCCAGCACCTCGGACTTCTCGACGCTGGCCGTGCCCACCAGCACCGGCTGGCCGGCCTCGTGCCGCTCGGCGATGTCGTCGACGACGGCGTCGAACTTCGCCTTCTCCGTCTTGTAGATGACGTCGGACCTGTCCTGCCGGACCATCGGCCGGTTGGTCGGGATCGGCACGACACCCAGCGAGTAGGTCTGGTTGAGCTCCGCCGCCTCGGTCTGGGCGGTCCCGGTCATCCCCGAGAGCTTGTCGTAGAGCCGGAAGTAGTTCTGGAGGGTGATCGTGGCGAGCGTCTGGTTCTCGTCCTTGATCTTCACCTTCTCCTTGGCCTCGATGGCCTGGTGCATGCCCTCGTTGTAGCGGCGACCGGCCAGCACGCGGCCGGTGAACTCGTCGACGATCAGCACCTCGCCGTTGCTGACGATGTACTGCTGGTCCTTCTTGAACAGCTCCTTGGCCTTGAGGGCGTTGTTCAGGTAGCTGATCAGCGGTGTGTTGGCCGCCTCGTAGAGGTTGTCGATGCCGAGCTGGTCCTCGACGAACTCCACGCCCTCCTCGGTGACGGCGACGGTGCGCTTGTCCTCCTCCACCTCGTAGTGGACGTCGCGCTTCATCATCGGCACCAGCCGGGCGAACTCCCCGTACCACTTGGCGCTGGTCTCGGCCGGTCCGCTGATGATCAGCGGGGTGCGGGCCTCGTCGATGAGGATGGAGTCGACCTCGTCCACGATCGCGTAGTGGTGCCCGCGCTGCACGAGGTCGGCCTTGCTCCACGCCATGTTGTCGCGCAGGTAGTCGAAACCGAACTCGTTGTTCGTGCCGTAGGTGATGTCGGCGGCGTACTGCTCGCGCCGCACCGAGGGCGCCTGCCCGGACAGGATCGTGCCGACCGACAACCCCATGAACCGGTGCACTCGGCCCATCCACTCGGCGTCGCGCTTGGCCAGGTAGTCGTTGACCGTGACGACGTGCACGCCCTCGCCGGTCAGCGCGTTGAGGTAGGCCGGCAGGACGCCGGTCAGCGTCTTGCCCTCACCGGTGCGCATCTCGGCGATGTTGCCCAGGTGCAGGGCGGCCCCGCCCATGAGCTGGACGCGGAAGTGGCGCTGCCCGAGGGTCCGGGTGGCCGCCTCGCGGACCACCGCGAAGGCCTCCGGGAGCAGGGCGTCGAGGGACTCCCCGTCGGCGTACCGTGCCTTGAACTCATCGGTCTTCGCGCGGAGCTCCGCGTCGGAGAGGTCCGTGTAGTCGTCGGCGAGCGACTCGACCGCATCAGCGATTCTGCCCAGCCGTCGGACGAGCTTGCCCTCACCGGCACGGAGGATCTTCGAGAACACCACGCCCCCAGCGTAGGCGGCGACGCCAGCAGGGTGGTCCGCGACGCGGGGGCACCTCCCCCGATGCCCCGGAGGGGCCGCTGCGCGCTCCGGGTACCGGTGGGATCGCGCCGGGTGCACCGTCCGGCGTCCGGCGTCCGACTTAACCTGCACCCGTGCCGCACGACCTGGACGACCTCGGCCCCGGCCTGCTCGCCTTCCTCACCGAGCGCCACCTGGCGACGCTGACCACGCTGCGGCGCGACGGCACCCCGCACGTCGTACCGGTGGGCGTCACCTACGACGCCGCGACGAGGACGGCGCGGGTGATCACCTCCGGTGACTCCGCGAAGGCGCGCCACGTGCGGGACGGGCAGGGCCGCGTCGCCGTCTGCCAGGTCGACGGCCGGCGCTGGGTCACCCTGGAGGGAACGGCGGTGGTGCGGGAGGACGCCGCCTCGGTCGCCGACGCCGTCGCGCGCTACGCGGCCCGGTACCGCCAGCCCCGGGAGAACCCGGCGCGGGTGGTCCTCGCGATCACGGTCGACCGCATCCTCGGCAACGCGTGAGCATCGGGCGGTGACGCTCGACCTCGCCGCCGT is a genomic window of Blastococcus sp. HT6-30 containing:
- a CDS encoding chromosome partitioning protein, with protein sequence MTLQVFTAVTGAGWESELVGALDRDDHGVTVVRRCVDVSDLLAAAATGTGQAALLSAELRRLDGDAVARLHAAGVAVVGLVEPGDEPTGLRLRQLGVAHVLPADADPEVIARALRDAVAGVPAAGHDVADPRAALPLPGTPVQPEPPTGGRGRVVAVWGPTGAPGRTTVAVGLADEAARLGTSSLLVDADVYGGVVAQVLGLLDESPGLAGAARQAGTGVLDGPSLVALTWAVRPQLQVLTGPARADRWPELRPGAVGTVLEEARRVAELTVVDCAFSVEDDEELSFDTAAPRRNGATLAVLEHADTVLCVSGADPVALQRCVRALDQLRDVLPGVEPELVVNQLRRGPVPGDPRREIGNALERFTGRRPRWFLPADRRAIDAALAAGRTLAEVAPGSALRTELRTLAAELAGAGVPAAGRRGPWRSRRAG
- a CDS encoding SAF domain-containing protein, whose translation is MTAVRNPGTVPETTELPAGPTPRRVGAPGWLDLRLVLGVLLVLASVLLGARVVSAADATVPVWSAADDLAAGTQITADDLVVVDVRLDGTAEAYLSGSTRPEGRTLARGVRAGELLPRSALEEPSELVQLAVPVQAGYVPPGLRRGQVVDVYAVADPAAGASGAAVGSVTLVVGAAPVQALSGASDGVLSTPTTTVQVVISVAAGEAADVLASIAGRPLVVVAHAAGADAAERPASPTRTTTPATLAPAPEGVPAPAGPAG
- a CDS encoding helix-turn-helix domain-containing protein — protein: MPTPRFLTLDDVAEILNVSWSQAYALVRRKELIAIQIGGRGQWRIEVDELERFIQRKYAEARAGVVPPEPAPATGDATAEASEQRV
- a CDS encoding Rv3235 family protein; this encodes MTAPSRTVAPAGRPAIRLTVVPTPQPPLEPRPALRLVDLGRPIPSAVPRPGPRPRLLSTATPRDEFGPVLSSRAELPLATEAARRLVTTALEALVGRRPLAQVRPLTTAGVYAALSAGRRPRWCAEGNAPLVIGRVRVCEPVDGVAEISAVAHRGGRAHAVAARLEGIDGHWRCTALQIG
- the secA gene encoding preprotein translocase subunit SecA; this encodes MVFSKILRAGEGKLVRRLGRIADAVESLADDYTDLSDAELRAKTDEFKARYADGESLDALLPEAFAVVREAATRTLGQRHFRVQLMGGAALHLGNIAEMRTGEGKTLTGVLPAYLNALTGEGVHVVTVNDYLAKRDAEWMGRVHRFMGLSVGTILSGQAPSVRREQYAADITYGTNNEFGFDYLRDNMAWSKADLVQRGHHYAIVDEVDSILIDEARTPLIISGPAETSAKWYGEFARLVPMMKRDVHYEVEEDKRTVAVTEEGVEFVEDQLGIDNLYEAANTPLISYLNNALKAKELFKKDQQYIVSNGEVLIVDEFTGRVLAGRRYNEGMHQAIEAKEKVKIKDENQTLATITLQNYFRLYDKLSGMTGTAQTEAAELNQTYSLGVVPIPTNRPMVRQDRSDVIYKTEKAKFDAVVDDIAERHEAGQPVLVGTASVEKSEVLAKYLLRRGVPHEVLNAKNHAREASIIARAGRPGAVTVATNMAGRGTDIQLGGNAEFIADEVLRARGLTPTETPEEYEAAWDEALEAAKAQVKAEHEEVAEAGGLYVLGTERHESRRIDNQLRGRSGRQGDPGESRFYLSLGDDLMRRFNGPMLESMMNTLRVPDDQPIESKMVSRAILSAQTQVEQQNFEVRKNVLKYDEVLNRQRTVIYDERRRVLDGADLHEQVATMVDDVISAYVDGATETGYAEDWDLDQLWTGLKALYPVGLTIDELIEQKAGGEQSDLSAEDLKQTMLDDVRRAYEEREAALGSEVMRELERRVLLSVLDRKWREHLYEMDYLRAGIHLRAMANRDPVVEYQREGYDMFVAMLDGIKEESVGFLFNLEVKTKEEQEAETKAKQAEAEAKALAAAQAGTAKVLARQATATKAAAGTAAAATARRSSTPPAAPAASPAAPAAAPTATASAAAPAATAPADGSAADEASSSGTGSTLAVKGLDQPRPQENLTYSAPSLDASPAEGGRAKAAKTATVSGTKETPRNAPCPCGSGRKYKQCHGAAGGG
- a CDS encoding TIGR03618 family F420-dependent PPOX class oxidoreductase; the encoded protein is MPHDLDDLGPGLLAFLTERHLATLTTLRRDGTPHVVPVGVTYDAATRTARVITSGDSAKARHVRDGQGRVAVCQVDGRRWVTLEGTAVVREDAASVADAVARYAARYRQPRENPARVVLAITVDRILGNA